The stretch of DNA GCAAGTTCTCGGGCAAGGCCTATCAGACCTCGGGCGGCCTGCACGGCGTGGGGGTTTCGGTGGTGAACGCGCTTTCCGACCATGTCCGGGTCGAGGTGGCGCGCAACAGGACGCTCTATGCGCAGGAATTCTCGCGCGGGATCCCGCAGGGGGGCTTGCAGACGCTGGGGCCGACGCCCAACCGGCGCGGCACGACCGTCACCTTCCATCCCGACCCGCAGATCTTCGGCGCGGGGTCGCGGCTCAAGCCCGCGCGCCTGCTGTCGATGGCGCGATCCAAGGCCTATCTCTTCTCGGGCGTGGAAATCCGCTGGAAATGCGCGGCCGAACTGGCCGACGACCAGACCCCCGAACAGGCGGTGTTCCACTTCCCCGGCGGACTTTCGGATTACCTGAAGGAACGGCTCGAAGGGTCTGCCACCTATAGCGAAAAGCCGTTTGCGGGAAAGGTTTCCTTTGCCGAGAAATTCGGGGCCTCCACCCCCGGCTCGGTCGAATGGGCGATCAACTGGACACCGTCGCGCGACGGGTTCGTGCAGTCCTACTGCAACACCGTGCCCACGCCCGAGGGCGGCACGCACGAGGCCGGTTTCTGGGCCGCGATCCTCAAGGGCATCCGCGCCTATGGCGAGCTTGCCTCAAACCGCAAGGCCGCCAACATCACCCGCGAGGACGTGCAGGCCGGCGGCTCCGCGATGATCTCGGTCTTCATCCGCGAGCCCGATTTCGTCGGCCAGACCAAGGATCGCCTGTCCACGGCGGAAGCGCAGAGGCTGGTCGAGCAGTCCGTCCGCGACCATTTCGACAACTGGCTGGCGGCGGACACGAAATCGGCGGGCGCGATCCTCGACTACCTGGTGCTCAAGGCCGAGGAGCGCCTGCGCCGCAAGGCAGAAAAGGAGACATCGCGCAAGTCCGCCACCAAGAAGCTGCGCCTGCCCGGCAAGCTGGTCGATTGCTCTTCGAACAGCCGCGAGGGGACCGAGCTGTTCCTGGTCGAAGGCGACAGCGCGGGCGGCTCGGCCAAGATGGCCCGCCTGCGCGAGATCCAGGCGCTGCTGCCGCTCCGCGGCAAGATCCTGAACGTGCTGGGCGCGGCATCGTCCAAGATGGGCCAGAACCAGGAGCTGAACGACCTGTGCCAGGCGCTTGGCACCGGGCTCGGCTCGAAGTTCAGCGTCGAGGATCTGCGCTACGAGAAGATCATCATCATGACCGACGCCGATGTGGACGGCGCGCATATCGCGGCACTTCTGATGACCTTCTTCTTCACCCAGATGCGGCCGATGATAGATCACGGCCATCTCTATCTTGCCTGCCCGCCGCTCTACCGCCTGACGCAGGGCGCGCACCGGGTCTATGCGATGGACGACGCGGAAAAGGACATGTGGCTGGAACGCGGCCTTGGCGGGCGCGGCAAGATCGACATCAGCCGCTTCAAGGGCCTGGGCGAGATGGACGCCAAGGATCTGAAGGAAACCACGATGAACCCCGCCACCCGCAAGCTGATCCGCGTCACCATCGACGAGGACGAGCCGGGAGAGACCTCGGGCCTGGTCGAGCGGCTGATGGGCAAGAAGCCGGAACTGCGCTTCCAGTACATCCAGGAAAACGCCCGCTTCGTGGAAGAGCTGGACGTCTGACGCACGGCGCAGGGCAGGCCATAATCCTGCCCAATCCCCCGGCCAGCATCAGGTCAAACGAACGGAGTGACCCGCCCATGCGCCCTGCCCTGACCGCCGCCATCCTTGCCCTTTCCGCGCTGCCGCTTCGGGCGGACGTGACAGACTGGAAGATGGTCGGCACCTGGGACATCTCGCACTATTCGAGTTCCGAGGGCTGCCTTGCCTATGCCGAGTTCGCGAACGGCACCGCCTTCTTCATCGGCTTCGACCTGTCCACGGGCGACCTGCTTCTGGACGTGACGCTGATGAACGGTGCGTGGCGCTCCATCGTGCCGGGCAGCGATTACACGGTGCAGGCCGTCTTCGGGGCCGAGACGCCCTGGGAACTGGCAATGATCGGAGAGGATTTCGACGGCACGCCCGGGCTGATGATGCTGGTCGATGCGACGTCCGACCAGGCCGCGCTGTTCATCGAGGAATTCAGCAAGACCTACGTGATGGCCTGGCGCTACAACGGCGCGCCGCTTGGCAGCTTTCCGCTTGCAGGTTCCCGCGCCGCCTTCGAGGAGGTGCTGGCCTGCCAGCGATCCTGGACGGTGGCGGCCGCGCCTGCGGACCCTTTCGCTGCGCCCGTCACGGATCCGTTCCGCTGAAAGGGGGCGTTGCCGCCCCCTGCCACAACGGCTTCAGAAGTCGAACAGATCCTCTAGGAAGCCGCCGCGCTTCTTCTTGCGGTAGCCCTCGTCGGTGTGGCCATGGCCGCTGCTGCGGTAGTCGTCGCGCGCCTGGTGCCGGGACGGCGCCTGGGACGGCGGCGGCGGGGGCATCTGGCCCTGCGCGGCGGAACGTTCGATGATCTTGTCCAGTTCCCCGCGGTCGAGCCACACGCCGCGGCAGGCGGGGCAATAGTCGATCTCGACCCCGTTGCGATCGCTCATCACCAGCGTCGTTCCATCAACCGGACATTGCATCGGAATTCCTTTCGATTGCCTGCCCCATGCGGGGCGATGCCCTCGATATCGGTGCGATCCGCGGCGGTTCAACCCGTGGGCCGGCGCTAGGCCGGAAACTGCGCGTAGCAGGCGGAAATCGCGGCATCGCGCCGCGCCCGCGCCACCGGCAGCCGTGCCCGCATCGAGGCGAGCTTGCGCTGTTCGGCCTCGATATCCAGCGGCACCGGCGTCTCGACGGTGCGGAAGCGCGTCTCCGAGCAGCCGGTCAGACCCACGCCCACCCGGCCCGTGCCAAGGCCCACGCCCGTGCACAG from Halovulum dunhuangense encodes:
- the parE gene encoding DNA topoisomerase IV subunit B is translated as MAADDLFAGGADDATYDASSIEVLEGLEPVRKRPGMYIGGTDERALHHLVAEVLDNAMDEAVAGHANRIEVELHADGSCTIRDNGRGIPVDPHPRFPDKSALEVILCTLHAGGKFSGKAYQTSGGLHGVGVSVVNALSDHVRVEVARNRTLYAQEFSRGIPQGGLQTLGPTPNRRGTTVTFHPDPQIFGAGSRLKPARLLSMARSKAYLFSGVEIRWKCAAELADDQTPEQAVFHFPGGLSDYLKERLEGSATYSEKPFAGKVSFAEKFGASTPGSVEWAINWTPSRDGFVQSYCNTVPTPEGGTHEAGFWAAILKGIRAYGELASNRKAANITREDVQAGGSAMISVFIREPDFVGQTKDRLSTAEAQRLVEQSVRDHFDNWLAADTKSAGAILDYLVLKAEERLRRKAEKETSRKSATKKLRLPGKLVDCSSNSREGTELFLVEGDSAGGSAKMARLREIQALLPLRGKILNVLGAASSKMGQNQELNDLCQALGTGLGSKFSVEDLRYEKIIIMTDADVDGAHIAALLMTFFFTQMRPMIDHGHLYLACPPLYRLTQGAHRVYAMDDAEKDMWLERGLGGRGKIDISRFKGLGEMDAKDLKETTMNPATRKLIRVTIDEDEPGETSGLVERLMGKKPELRFQYIQENARFVEELDV
- a CDS encoding zf-TFIIB domain-containing protein: MQCPVDGTTLVMSDRNGVEIDYCPACRGVWLDRGELDKIIERSAAQGQMPPPPPSQAPSRHQARDDYRSSGHGHTDEGYRKKKRGGFLEDLFDF